The genome window GGCGTTCCTTTCTTTGCTCACGCTTCTTTTTCGGAATCTCAAGTTTCCACTTTAGTTTCCTCTGTTGCTTTTGGTTTCCGATTTCAAACGACTCTTGCAGCATACAATTAGCAAGAAAGGCTTACCTCAAATAGCAGCGCTATTTCGGGGTAAGCCTGACTCAGTCAAACGAGAACAGTTTTATCTTGACACGTAGCGAATTAATCCGTGTTTCCCTAAGCAGTCACTGTTATAAACCGAATAAGTCTCTGACTTCCGCTTCGCCCAGTTTGTTCAGGAACGTTTCGCCCGGTTGGATCAGACCGTCAATGATCTCCCGTTTCTTTTCCTGCAGTTTGTATATCTTCTCTTCGATCGTATCTTTCGCAATCAGCTTATAAACCTGCACAGCCCGCTGCTGGCCAATCCGGTAGGCACGGTCGGTAGCCTGATCCTCGACCGCAGGGTTCCACCATGGATCATAATGAATAACCACGTCTGCGCCGGTAAGATTCAGCCCTGTGCCGCCCGCTTTCAAGGAAATCAGGAACACCTCCGCCTGTCCGCCGTTAAAAGCATGCACAAGGCGCATGCGTTCCGCAGCAGGCGTACTGCCGTCGAGATAAAAATGCTGAATGTCTTCCGCCGCCAGTTCACGACGGATCATGCCGAGCATTTCGGTAAACTGTGAAAACACCAAGATGCGATGTCCGCCGCTGACCGCGTCCGTTACCAATTCTTTGAGCATTTCAAGTTTACCGCTGCCGCCGTCATAGCCATCGAGAAAGAGACCGGGGTGACAGCACACTTGGCGTAAACGCGTAAGCAGCGTCAAAATTTTGATCTGGCTCTTGGCAAAACCGTTGGTCGCCACTTCCTGTTCAAATTCGCGCCGCGCCTGGAGCAGCCATGCGTCATAAACTTTCGCCTGTTCTTCGCTCAATTCGCCGCTGAGCTTCGTTTCGATTTTTTCCGGCAGTTCTTTCAGCACTGTTTTCTTCAGACGCCGCAAGATGAACGGACGGATATGGCGACTCAATTCGGCCATCGTTCCTTTATCGCCGTCTTTGACGATCGGCGCTTCAAAGCGCTGACTGAAGTCACGATGGCTTTTCAAATAGCCCGGCATCACAAAATCAAAAATCGACCACAGTTCGGTCAGCGTATTTTCGACCGGCGTACCTGTTAACGCGAAACGCGCTTCCGATTGCAGGCCTTTCACCGATTTGGCGCTCAAGGTATACGGGTTCTTGATATGCTGCGCCTCATCAAGAAAGCAGTAGCGAAATTGTTGCGCCTGGTAAAGATGAATATCGCGTTTGATCATGCCGTAGGAGGTGACGATAAGATCTACTCCGGTCATTTCCTGCAGCAACTCCTGACGCTGTCCCTGATTTCCGGTAATTACGAGCACCTTCAGATCAGGAGCAAACTTAGCCGCTTCTTCCTGCCAGTTGTACACGAGCGAAGTCGGCGCGATAACCAATGAAGGTTTACCGTTTTCGCTTTGTTCGGACAGGAGCAGCGTCAAAACTTGCAGTGTCTTACCAAGGCCCATGTCGTCAGCGAGAATTCCGCCGAGACGATAGTCAGCCAATGTCTTGAGCCACTTCACGCCGGTCTTTTGATAATCACGCAACTTTCCGTTGATGCCGGGCGGCACAGACCACTCTATTTCCTGCGGGTCACGCAAATCCTGCACCATTCTGCGAAATGCGCTGCTTCTTTCCAGCGCGACGCCGCCTTCTTCTCGCGCCGCCTGATCCAGGTACATCGCGCGGTAAGTCGGCAATTCGATCACCGATTTTTCCAGATCGGCACTTTGCAAGCCCAATTGTTCGACCAGCGCAGCCACCGCCTGAAACTCTTCGCCTTCCAGCGGAATAAAACCGCCTTCCGGCAAGCGATGATAGCGTTTCTTTTCTTTATAATCGGCCAGCAACGCCAATAATTCCCTGTGATCCATATTTTCATACTGAAAAGACAGTTCCATCAAACCGCTGTCGCTGTTTAAACGCACACCGGCGGACACCTGCGCCGGCGGCTGGATGCGCACGCGCAAAAATGCGTCGCTGGCCATGATTTCCGCCATCTCGCGCAGCGCAGGCAATCCGGTCAGCAGGAAATCATAACAGGCGCTCTCGCCTTCCAGCATCATTTGATCGCGCCCCAGTACAAAGCCATGCCGGTTGAAAACACCAAGCAAACGTCGCTCGCCTCTCACGTCGCGCAGCAGCAGACGTTCTCCGCCCGGCATAACGCCGCAAGCCGCATCTTTAAGGTCAAGAATGCGCTCGCCATACTGAAATTCGACTTTGGCGATGATGCTGTCCGCCTGACGATCAAGATAGATGCGGCTGTTAAGCGTTTCTTTATAGTAGCGGCTATAAACACTGTCATCCACTTCGACTTCGGCAACCTCTTCCAGCGCGGGCAATAAGCCGGCAAACAATTCTGAGGCCGCTTCGAGCGGCAAGGCCAGCGCGTCGGTCTCCTGACTTTGAAAGTAATGCAAGATGGGTTCCACTCCGGCGGCAAATTCCGCATCACAGTGGTAAATAGCCTGATCGCACCAAATATAGCGACATTGCGAATCAAGGCCGATCACGGACTTCGCATCCGGGCGCATCGTCAAACGCAGTCGCCCTTCTGCAGTCATTTCCTCCAGCTTAAATGAAATCGGCGGCCGTTCTTCGCGAACCATTTCATTGCGGCAGCGTCCGTTATCAGTTTCCACCAGGAAGGGTCGTTTTGCCATGATCGTCAAAAACTGCTGCAGCGTCTCATCGGTCAAACGCAGCCAGCGCGGTTCGGCAAAGGCCGAAGTCTCCCCCCGCCCAAACGATGCAGCACGCCAAGAGTCGCGCTGCGAGTCTTCGCGCCAGGCCGTCTGCAGCAGCGCCAACAGCTCTCGCGACAGAGAATCGAATTCCATGATCGCCGGATCAAAAGCAAACTGTTTGCCGAACACGACTGCCTTTTGCTCTCGCACGCCTTCCAACAGACGCGGAATGTCTTTGAGCACGTATTGTCGGCTGCTGCCGATGCCAAAACCAAGGCAATGCAGCACGCCCCATGGTTCGCGCGTGATCTGGTAAACCGGCGTCAAGCGCGCGGTCACTTTTCCTTTTCGTTCGCCGTTTTCCGACTCGGCGACAAGCAGAGGCTGCACATAGCGCCCCAACAACTCCTGCGTCGGCTGGTCGAGACTGACGCTCGACGCGGCTTCGACCGTAGTCGGCCCGAAATAATCGACCCAACGGTTTTGGATGTTTTTCATCACCGCGATCACATGTTTACAGGCGCCTTCATGTTCGCGCCAGGTAGCGCACTGGCATTCATAACCTACCAAAACCAGCGCTTCGTCAAATTCGACCTCGACGCGGTAATCGGTCCTTCCTGCCACCTTCGCTTCGAAGATTCTTTTCTTTCTATGAAAACGAAGCGGCTGTCGCACATGACCGTCTTCAAAATAACGACAACCTTTCTCATAACCATTTTTCAGAGCGGCTTGCGCCCGAATCGTTGCATCCGTTAGCATTTCACGTTTCTCCTCTTGATTCTGGATTAAAAGACCGGCCAGGTTCCCGCGCGGGAACGGCCGGTTCGTATAAAATCAGTCCGCCAATCTGTTTAAAGGCATACATTTTAGTATAGCATATTTTCTCCGCTGCGTCTTAAACTACATGAAAAAGAAAACGACTTTTAGCACTTCTTTTTCACACGCCCGATCGAACAAACCCGGCGACGCGCTTTTGCGCATCACCGGGTTTGTTTCAGTTTTTCTT of Azotosporobacter soli contains these proteins:
- a CDS encoding DEAD/DEAH box helicase; this translates as MLTDATIRAQAALKNGYEKGCRYFEDGHVRQPLRFHRKKRIFEAKVAGRTDYRVEVEFDEALVLVGYECQCATWREHEGACKHVIAVMKNIQNRWVDYFGPTTVEAASSVSLDQPTQELLGRYVQPLLVAESENGERKGKVTARLTPVYQITREPWGVLHCLGFGIGSSRQYVLKDIPRLLEGVREQKAVVFGKQFAFDPAIMEFDSLSRELLALLQTAWREDSQRDSWRAASFGRGETSAFAEPRWLRLTDETLQQFLTIMAKRPFLVETDNGRCRNEMVREERPPISFKLEEMTAEGRLRLTMRPDAKSVIGLDSQCRYIWCDQAIYHCDAEFAAGVEPILHYFQSQETDALALPLEAASELFAGLLPALEEVAEVEVDDSVYSRYYKETLNSRIYLDRQADSIIAKVEFQYGERILDLKDAACGVMPGGERLLLRDVRGERRLLGVFNRHGFVLGRDQMMLEGESACYDFLLTGLPALREMAEIMASDAFLRVRIQPPAQVSAGVRLNSDSGLMELSFQYENMDHRELLALLADYKEKKRYHRLPEGGFIPLEGEEFQAVAALVEQLGLQSADLEKSVIELPTYRAMYLDQAAREEGGVALERSSAFRRMVQDLRDPQEIEWSVPPGINGKLRDYQKTGVKWLKTLADYRLGGILADDMGLGKTLQVLTLLLSEQSENGKPSLVIAPTSLVYNWQEEAAKFAPDLKVLVITGNQGQRQELLQEMTGVDLIVTSYGMIKRDIHLYQAQQFRYCFLDEAQHIKNPYTLSAKSVKGLQSEARFALTGTPVENTLTELWSIFDFVMPGYLKSHRDFSQRFEAPIVKDGDKGTMAELSRHIRPFILRRLKKTVLKELPEKIETKLSGELSEEQAKVYDAWLLQARREFEQEVATNGFAKSQIKILTLLTRLRQVCCHPGLFLDGYDGGSGKLEMLKELVTDAVSGGHRILVFSQFTEMLGMIRRELAAEDIQHFYLDGSTPAAERMRLVHAFNGGQAEVFLISLKAGGTGLNLTGADVVIHYDPWWNPAVEDQATDRAYRIGQQRAVQVYKLIAKDTIEEKIYKLQEKKREIIDGLIQPGETFLNKLGEAEVRDLFGL